From one Leptospira paudalimensis genomic stretch:
- a CDS encoding HDOD domain-containing protein: MLKSKVDEVLQDVNKLPAISSVVSKVLEKLQKPDVNIADLAQEISKDPAITANVIKLSNSAYYRASKPIRTVQEALMTLGIKTVKEIVLLTAAKGILAQDLNSYQLEAAQLWTASLLVAELSSKIVQHKKLKIDKDLAFTSGLLCSVGKIVLAQFFSSVMMQIKTDLKDNQEPFPALEKKYFGYTHMEVSETLLKRWNFPVDLTDVVANYLTPENSKVNPLLTSVVHIASILIVVSGIGIDIGGESVPISPFALSQTGVTDADIETYFVHIPDLQAGLADLLNV; the protein is encoded by the coding sequence ATGCTAAAATCAAAAGTTGATGAAGTATTACAAGACGTAAATAAATTACCGGCCATTTCATCGGTTGTATCCAAAGTATTGGAAAAATTACAAAAACCCGATGTCAACATTGCTGACTTAGCTCAAGAAATTTCTAAAGACCCAGCCATTACTGCCAATGTAATCAAACTTTCAAACTCGGCTTACTACCGAGCTTCCAAACCGATCCGCACTGTCCAAGAAGCTTTGATGACATTAGGGATCAAAACGGTAAAAGAAATTGTACTCCTTACTGCTGCAAAGGGAATCCTTGCACAAGACTTAAACAGTTACCAATTGGAAGCTGCACAATTATGGACGGCATCCTTACTTGTCGCAGAACTATCTAGTAAAATCGTCCAACACAAAAAACTAAAAATCGATAAAGACTTAGCCTTTACTTCAGGTCTTTTGTGTAGTGTTGGCAAAATTGTCCTCGCTCAGTTTTTTAGTTCTGTGATGATGCAAATCAAAACAGACCTCAAGGACAACCAAGAACCATTCCCTGCATTAGAAAAAAAATACTTCGGTTACACACACATGGAAGTTTCCGAAACACTTTTAAAACGTTGGAACTTCCCTGTTGACCTTACGGATGTTGTGGCAAACTACCTCACTCCTGAAAATTCAAAAGTAAACCCACTCCTCACTTCAGTTGTGCATATAGCAAGTATCCTCATTGTAGTATCAGGGATTGGGATCGATATCGGTGGAGAATCAGTTCCGATCTCACCTTTTGCTCTCAGCCAAACAGGTGTTACCGATGCAGATATCGAAACATATTTTGTCCATATTCCTGACTTACAAGCAGGTCTAGCCGATTTGTTAAATGTTTAG